The Rosa rugosa chromosome 3, drRosRugo1.1, whole genome shotgun sequence sequence TTAGCAGACTCGACATCACTGCTGAACTCTTTCCGAATCTACAAAGAGGAAAACAATAAGTTCAAAATCAATCGATAAAGCTAAACCAAAGTatcaaaaaatcaaacaaaaaggaCAATCAAGTGATTAACACAACCTACAGAGCATCGTCCACAATGCTTTCATATTCATATTTGGAAGTCTGATCAATAATGATTTATATCAAGCATCAGAAAGGACAGCATTACACCGCCGTATGTAGATTAATCTTAATGCAGCAACACTCCACAAAACAAGTCTAGGAACAGAGAAAAGTACATTTCAAAACTACCAACAGCCAATTGAAAGTTTGAATTCATTAGGCTGCATCACATGAACTCCAAATTCAGACTAACCTTGTCCACTGCTTAACGAAAGGACCAGCCTTTCAGACTTTGCGATCATGTACTACTTCATGATCATGGTTTCAACCTAATTTCACTAAATTCATCATCCAGCAACCAAATATAGGTCTAagcaattaaaatttcacaccTTTCCCAAGCCAACAAAGCAAATCACAACTTAAAAATTGAATCCGCACTAGAAGCCCAAAACAGAAACCAAGTAAAAAGAGATTGAGAACAGACCCAAGACACGGACTTTGCGAGAACGGAGAAGGCGAATCGGTGTTCCGGGTTGATGGTGAGCTTGGCGTTGATGAAGAGAAGGATGGCTTGCTTGATGGAGTCCAATCGGGTAAAGGGCCGCCCATTTGGCCCGGTTTTCATCTCCGACATACACTCCGGGTCAACATCCACGCAGAACAGTATGTCCTCGTTGCTCACCCTCTCCGGCCTCAGCGTGTACCTCATCGCACCCGATCCCTCCCCCTCTACtccctccatctctctctctctctctctctctctcacacacccAACAAAGCTCCGAGCTTTACTGCCAGGAAAGAATTAGAAGGCACATTAAACGCTGCGTTCCGATGGGAGAGGGCATTTCAGTCTTTTCGGTGGACTAAAAGGCGACGATTCGCTCCCTAAATTCTGGTTTCGTCCTCATTGAGCTTTTCTTTGCAAATTTGGGAAAGGTGATGGCTTGCTTACATGATCATAGCTGCGAAGAACATGATTGCTCCTCTGATTGGTCTCTCTACAAGCATATAGACCTCCCCAAGGTcaagttctttttctttttttttagtctTTTGATTTTGCTGTTACTGTGTTTGTTTACGCTGTTAGTTATTACGCTTTCTGCTAGTGGGTTATCACCGTTTACTTGACCAAGTTTTAATCTTGTTGGGTTTTTCTGAAAGTGCCCGGATGAATACATATACCCTTGAGCTGAGATGTTGATTCTCACAGGCATTTTGCTTTGTGTTGCTTGATTGCGGAGGAGAATAGATAAATGGGAAGCTTGGTTTATTCTTGTATTTCGAAGGACTTAAATATTGTTGTTGTTTGTGGATGAGTGTTGGAGGATTGTGGGTTCTGCTATATTAAAGAGGAATTGATGATTGTGGATGTGGGGTGACTTATTTGCTATGCTTCGAACTATAATTTTTTGATTGACTTGATTCTACTTTCATTTATATGTCATTGAGAGAATTCCTTTTTGTGTTTGTAGGTGTCTGCTTTAAATGAGGCAGTTCCAGGGAGTGTCAAGTCTGTGTTCAAAGCTTGGGAGGAACGGCTGAATTCATCTGGGGTAATGTACTCTTCTATGACTTTTCTGTTTTTATCTTGTTGATTTGAAGAGTCGGCTATTCAACAGTGTCCTTTGAGTGAAACATATAGAGTTTGGCAATCATTAACGCTACACTTCACTGTTGAAGTAACAATCCAAACTTTGTAAGGAATAACATTTTTGCGGACAATGTATCGGCACTAGTCTAAGACTGATTAGTGCAGCACGCAGGGTTTTGATTGAGATTCAGTTCGAGTTAACCAAATGTTTTAATTGTAGTTTATGTTTCAGTTGTGAAGCATATGAAGCCTTATATCATCTTTTTCTCTGCAACAGGGACATCTGGAGAGCAATGAGGGTGATCCTGAATTGCTTATTTTCATTCCGTAAGTGGCATACAATTTTCATAACATCAGTTGTCCATACTATGCACATAAACAAGGAATGCAAAACTGCACATGAAGAGTCCATTCTTAAATTTAGACAACTATAGTAGATTCATTGCCGTAGTTTTTCCAGTCTCCCATCTTTTCATTCAATTTTCAATGGGAACATATGTTTGATTTCTGTATATTTTTATGATCTGTTCAACCTTAGTAGCATCTTGAGGTTCACCTAATACATAACACTTAATTTGTGTATCATTATTAATGATCCCTTTGTCTCGTAGTTTATGCTATGACCTCGTTGAGTTTAGTTAACGATGCTGATTGATTTGCATTGCTTGTTTCATGTTATATTTGATGTTCAACAGATCTGTATTTACTATTTACTGTATGTTGGCTGGATCTTGAGAACTGTGCTTAGGATCTTTCATTTGGCACCAATATATAAGATAAAGTTCTTCTCTTATGCTGGTATTTTGCATTTGAATTGATTAGTTATATTTTTGTTTCTGATAGATTCACATCAGATGTGAAGATCAAGAGCATATCAGTTGTGGGTGGTGTTGACGGAACAAGTCCTTCCAAGATGAGGGCGTAAGTTCAACCTTTAATATCTTCTATGGCTTTCATATATTGTGTAATTAGACATTGAGGCAAGAAGCTCTAGGAAATGAAGAATATGATTTATTCAAATATACTCATGGGTCATCCATTTATCACAATGTAATACTTGTAATCACATTGATTTCAAACTTGTCCTTTCTGGCATCCATCTCATGTTTCTGCAGTCAATAACTTTGATTCAGAATCAACTTGGAATTTTATCTTGGTTCCACTTCATGTCATTTCTATTACATTTGGAAAATGAATTAACAAGACTCCTTTGCTTACTGTAGGTTCATTAACCGAGAAGGCATTGACTTTTCAGATGCTCAAGGCATGCAAGCCATTCAGGTAATGCTTTGGTATTAAGCCTGCAGGAGAGTTAGTTGACGAATTCAACATTTCATTTTTTAAAACATATGTTCTTGTTGTTTGAAGGAGTgggatttggttgaaaatttccAAGGAGTGTTGGAGTACCAGACAAGGTACTTATTCTTTACCCTCCATACCACGTACATGTTGAATAGTTTTGGAGAAGCTGAAATCTTTATAAGCGGTGATATTGTTCTATTTCAAATTGAGAGCAGTTAAGTCTTAACTGTTGAAGTAGTGGTGTCTGCATACCTCTTATGCCTATAATTTAGCATGTCAAGCTGACTTTCCATAAATTAAGAATCTCTTTATGTCTTTTCTTCGGTTATATTATATATCACCATCTgccatttctttttttctgattttcctTTTATATCGTACAATCAGATATTCCAAATTTCAAAATGTGGGCAATATCACATTGCATTTCCCTGATAGTTTTGGTGGTGATACAACCAAGATTGAGTATATTGGCTTTAAAGGCGAAGCTACTCAGGTAATTTCGAACATTATACTAGATCTTGCTGCTTTAGGTCTGCAAATAACTCATCTGCTTGGATATGATAAACAGATAAAGAGGGATGTTGTTGCTACCATTGTTTATGAACTCAGGCCAAATCCTTCTGATCACAAGTAAGTTTTCTTTATCCTAGTGGAATAGTAAACAGCCCACTGTTAAAAGCAACTTAAGTATTGTATATGTCTGCTGTGTTGCTTATCAATTGTGGTTGTTTGTAGAACAAAGGCTGAAGGTGGGGGTCTTTCACATGTGGAATGAAAGCAATGCTAGCAGATCTAAATGCTGGAGGTGGAAAACAAATATATCATCATTGTCATGCTTATTGTAAACCTTAAGCGCTTCTTTAGAACTGAATTACTCTTGTACATTGGTAATCGAAACACCGGAAAATACTTCTTC is a genomic window containing:
- the LOC133736417 gene encoding uncharacterized protein LOC133736417, whose product is MACLHDHSCEEHDCSSDWSLYKHIDLPKVSALNEAVPGSVKSVFKAWEERLNSSGGHLESNEGDPELLIFIPFTSDVKIKSISVVGGVDGTSPSKMRAFINREGIDFSDAQGMQAIQEWDLVENFQGVLEYQTRYSKFQNVGNITLHFPDSFGGDTTKIEYIGFKGEATQIKRDVVATIVYELRPNPSDHKTKAEGGGLSHVE